The genomic stretch CTGGCCGAGAGTCACCCCCACCTCGTGCTGGCTGTGAGCAGCATGTTCCTGCTGAGTTTCGGGATTAAGGCCGGCGTGTTCCCGCTCTTTTTCTGGTTGCCGGCGAGCTACCACACCCCCCCACCGGCGGTATCCGCGATTTTCGCGGGCCTGCTGACCAAGGTCGGCGTCTATGCGCTGCTGCGGGTCTTCACGCTAGTCTTTCCGCTCAGTCCGACGATGTACGGCCTGATCCTCGCCGTCGCCGCCCTGACAATGGTGACCGGCGTCTTCGGCGCCGTGACCCAGATGGAGATGCGCCGTATCCTCAGTTTCCACATCATCAGCCAGATCGGTTACATGGTGATGGGCCTGGGTCTGCTCTGCACGCCTGATCCGGCCATCCGCCGACTCGCCCTGGCGGCGGCCGTGTTCTACATCATCCACCACATCATCGTGAAGACGAATCTCTTCCTCGTCAGCGGGACCGTACGGGCGCTGCGCGGGACGGATGATCTCAAGCCGCTGGGAGGACTCGCAGTTGCACTGCCCTGGCTCGCGGTGCTGTTTCTGATTCCCGCCTTCAGTCTGGCGGGCGTGCCGCCACTCTCCGGCTTCTGGGCCAAACTTGCTGTGTTGCAGGCCGGCCTGCAGGCGGAGGCCTATTGGGCGGTCTTCGCAGCCCTGTTCGCCGGGCTCCTTACCCTGCTGAGCATGGTGAAGATCTGGAATGAGGCCTTTTGGAAAGTCGCCCCCGAGCGCACCACCGACTCGGTACCACACCTGCCGCCGAGCCGCCGACGGCTCACACTGCTGGTCGTCCCCAGCATCCTGCTCGCCGCGCTCACACTGTTCATCGGCGTGTATCCACAGGGGCTTTTCCGGCTCGCGGAGCGCGCCGCCGAACAGATGCTGAACCCGACCGAGTACATCACGGCCGTCGGTGTGCCGCCCTACCGCCCACACCTGATCGACGCTCCACCCGCTGATCCTGCCGCGTACGCGGTGCCGGAGACATCACCGTGAGTGCCCTGTTTCTCAACCTGCTGCTGGCGGTCATCTGGGCCGTGGCCACCGGCAATGGCGAGATCGCGAACCTCGTGGTCGGGTTCGTCGTCGGTTACCTCGTGCTCTGGTGGGTACGACCGCTATTCGGCGATTCGGCCTACTTCCGGAAGCTGCCGCAGGGTTTGGGTTTTCTGCTTTTCTTCCTCTGGGAAATGTTCAAATCCAACCTGATCGTCGCGTGGGACGTGCTCACACCTCAGGTCCTGCGGCGCCCCGGAATCGTGGCCGTACCGCTCGACGCACGCACGGATACGGAGATCACGCTGCTGGCCAACATCATCTCGCTCACGCCGGGAACGCTGAGTCTGGATGTTTCCGATGATCGCAGCGTGTTGTACGTGCATGGCATGTTCGTGGACGATCCAGCGGCCTTCCGCCAGTCCATCAAACAGGGTTTTGAGCGACGCCTGCTGCAGTTGCTGCGATAAGCGCGGGTCGGGAGAGTTGCGATGGATCTGCCGCTCTACACCGTCATCATGCTGACCATCCTCTCGGTCGCCTTTCTGCTGGCGTTTATTCGGCTGGCAATCGGTCCCAGTCTGCCGGACCGGGTCATGGCGCTGGATGTCATGGCGGCGATCGGTGTGACGATGACAACGCTCTACTCCGTGACGCGCAATTTGCCCGTCTTTCTCGACGTGGCCATTGTGCTCGCGCTGGTGAGCTTCGTCGGGACCGTGGCGCTGGCGCGCTACCTGGAAAAAAGGGTCTGAATCGTGCCGCACTGGTCCTTCTACCTGGCGCTGGTATTGGAGCTGACGGGCGCAGCTTTTGTACTGATTGCCGCGCTCGGCATCCTGCTGATGCCCGATCTCTACAACCGCATGCAGGCCGCAAGCAAGGCCGCCACGCTGGGCACCGCAGCGATGGTGCTCGGGGCAGCAGTCCATTTCGCCGATGTCGGCGTGGCGGTGCGGGCCGTCATGGTGGCGGCGTTCCTCTTTCTGACGGCCCCCATCGCCGCCCACATGCTGGCACGGGCGGGCTACCTGGCGCGCGTGCCCCTGTCGAGCGACACAACGATCGACGAACTCCAGGGCCGCTACAACCGCACCACCCACGCGCTCGCCAGCCGCGGTGAACCCGATTCGCTGACCGGTGTGCCGCGGTCGGAGGCGGACAGGGTGGAATCCCCGGAGCAGCCGTAGCCCTCGCGTCGGAGGTCAGCATGTCGGGTTTGTTCACGGGCACGCCCTGGGAGCGACCGGTCACGTGTGAAGTGTGTCACCGGCCGCGCGCGTCTTGCGCGTGTCCGCGCAACGCCATGGGCACGCACTGTCCGCCGGCCCAGCAGGCGGCCCGCGTGCGACGTGAGCGGCGGCGCGGCAAAATGGTAACGATCGTCACGGGGCTCGATCCGGTCGCGAGTAATTTGCAGGCGCTTCTGAGGGAACTGCGTACCCTTTGCGCCGCCGGCGGGACCGTCACGGAAGGAACCATCGAGGTACAGGGGGATCATCGCGATCGAATCATCGCGCTGCTGCACGAGCGCGGCTATCCGGCCCGGGCAGCGGGTGGATGAGCGTTGCCGCTTACTTCAGCTCGACGTTCCAGTACGCGTAATCCAGGAACTGCTTCCAGCTCGCATACTTCGCATCCGACATCTTCACGGTCAGAATCGGAGAACGCCGCGGCTTGACCGGGTGGTTGATCAGCGTCATGTGGGCCTGCTCCGGCGTGCGGCCACCCTTCTTGACGTTGCACCTGACGCAAGCGCAGACGATGTTTTCCCAGGTGTTGCCGCCACCCTGGGAGCGTGGCGTCACGTGGTCCAGACTAAGCTCCTGCGTGGGGAATCGC from Phycisphaerales bacterium encodes the following:
- a CDS encoding Na+/H+ antiporter subunit D, with translation MHTMLVLPILIPLLTAALSLLLQARPAWRVWLGVGGAAVHLASGVALLVLIWTHGVQATQVGNWPAPFGITLVADLFSALMVLIATLMGFVVALYSLGDIGIRRQRFGYFALLQILLMGVCGSFLTGDLFNLFVWFEVMLITSFVLLALGGERAQMEGALKYVTLNLFSSAVFLSGVGILYGSVSALNMADLAQKLPVLAESHPHLVLAVSSMFLLSFGIKAGVFPLFFWLPASYHTPPPAVSAIFAGLLTKVGVYALLRVFTLVFPLSPTMYGLILAVAALTMVTGVFGAVTQMEMRRILSFHIISQIGYMVMGLGLLCTPDPAIRRLALAAAVFYIIHHIIVKTNLFLVSGTVRALRGTDDLKPLGGLAVALPWLAVLFLIPAFSLAGVPPLSGFWAKLAVLQAGLQAEAYWAVFAALFAGLLTLLSMVKIWNEAFWKVAPERTTDSVPHLPPSRRRLTLLVVPSILLAALTLFIGVYPQGLFRLAERAAEQMLNPTEYITAVGVPPYRPHLIDAPPADPAAYAVPETSP
- a CDS encoding Na+/H+ antiporter subunit E produces the protein MSALFLNLLLAVIWAVATGNGEIANLVVGFVVGYLVLWWVRPLFGDSAYFRKLPQGLGFLLFFLWEMFKSNLIVAWDVLTPQVLRRPGIVAVPLDARTDTEITLLANIISLTPGTLSLDVSDDRSVLYVHGMFVDDPAAFRQSIKQGFERRLLQLLR
- a CDS encoding monovalent cation/H(+) antiporter subunit G, with the protein product MPHWSFYLALVLELTGAAFVLIAALGILLMPDLYNRMQAASKAATLGTAAMVLGAAVHFADVGVAVRAVMVAAFLFLTAPIAAHMLARAGYLARVPLSSDTTIDELQGRYNRTTHALASRGEPDSLTGVPRSEADRVESPEQP
- a CDS encoding cation:proton antiporter, which encodes MDLPLYTVIMLTILSVAFLLAFIRLAIGPSLPDRVMALDVMAAIGVTMTTLYSVTRNLPVFLDVAIVLALVSFVGTVALARYLEKRV
- a CDS encoding translation initiation factor, translated to MSGLFTGTPWERPVTCEVCHRPRASCACPRNAMGTHCPPAQQAARVRRERRRGKMVTIVTGLDPVASNLQALLRELRTLCAAGGTVTEGTIEVQGDHRDRIIALLHERGYPARAAGG